One genomic region from Electrophorus electricus isolate fEleEle1 chromosome 23, fEleEle1.pri, whole genome shotgun sequence encodes:
- the zgc:194990 gene encoding butyrophilin subfamily 3 member A3, whose product MIKECLQFLIEPAKNLKIHLKEPRRRTRWERQEPLSESQLFIMELARELTWICQKSDVLVHIWTGEDIWPPAMCRQFIKETASILQLMENTEVSLLTLTDLHVMNQDCGERLVCVTDDEGNDLGGPKRSIMDWSRRQRRRHPHGVWPGDSVLTVLGDVEMGWRKGHLPHLQPALELLIWVALLTHLDKELIPRLWLAQKQRSQNSNALQYIPHTVWNWICCAAEEVTFDPDTAHSALLVSDDGKRMRCCVDSRPIPLSRCRFDGWMCVVATEGFTAGRHYWEVEVGERDWRLGVAKESARRNGFGSLDSGSGYLTLRLERGTRLTALTLPVTRLACSHLPHHVGLYLDYEQGQLSFYDTQRRAHIYTYCGTFTERLFPVFGTADIMRDMVIRPAALRWSCLCDGPCLF is encoded by the exons ATGATAAAAGAATGCCTTCAGTTTTTAATAGAACCAGCCAAGAACTTGAAAATCCATCTGAAG GAGCCTCGCAGGCGCACTCGATGGGAGAGGCAGGAGCCACTGAGCGAGAGCCAGCTCTTCATCATGGAACTAGCCAGGGAGCTCACCTGGATCTGTCAG aagtCAGATGTTCTGGTTCATATCTGGACTGGAGAAGATATTTGGCCACCAGCCATGTGTCGTCAGTTCATCAAGGAGACAGCCTCCATACTGCAGCTGATG gaGAACACAGAAGTTTCGTTGCTGACACTCACAGATCTGCATGTGATGAACCAAGACTGTGGAGAGCGCTTAGTGTGTGTGACGGACGATGAAGGGAATGACCTCGGCGGGCCAAAGAGGTCCATCATGGACTGGAGCcgcaggcagaggaggagacacCCG CACGGTGTCTGGCCGGGGGACTCTGTGCTGACGGTGCTGGGTGATGTGGAGATGGGGTGGAGAAAGGGCCACCTGCCCCACCTGCAGCCTGCCCTAGAGCTACTCATTTGGGTGGCGCTGCTGACGCACCTGGACAAG GAGCTCATTCCCAGACTGTGGCTTGCTCAGAAGCAGAGGAGCCAGAACAGCA atgcTCTTCAGTACATCCCACACACTG tgtgGAACTGGATCTGTTGTGCAGCAG AGgaggtgacctttgacccagacACGGCCCACTCAGCGCTGCTCGTGTCTGATGATGGGAAGCGGATGCGCTGCTGTGTGGACTCCCGCCCCATCCCGCTCAGCCGCTGCCGTTTCGATGGCTGGATGTGCGTCGTGGCCACAGAGGGCTTCACGGCTGGCCGGCACTactgggaggtggaggtgggagagCGAGACTGGCGTCTGGGCGTTGCCAAGGAGTCGGCGAGGCGAAACGGCTTCGGCTCGCTGGACTCGGGCAGCGGCTACCTCACCCTGCGGCTGGAGAGGGGCACGCGGCTGACGGCCCTCACCTTGCCCGTCACCAGGCTGGCGTGCTCACACCTGCCCCACCACGTAGGCCTGTACTTGGACTACGAGCAGGGCCAACTGTCCTTCTACGACACCCAGAGACGGGCGCACATCTACACGTACTGCGGGACGTTCACAGAGAGGCTCTTCCCTGTGTTCGGAACAGCCGACATCATGAGGGACATGGTGATCAGACCTGCAGCGCTCAGGTGGTCCTGCCTGTGTGATGGACCATGCCTCTTCTga